From Stegostoma tigrinum isolate sSteTig4 chromosome X, sSteTig4.hap1, whole genome shotgun sequence, a single genomic window includes:
- the si:ch211-210c8.6 gene encoding uncharacterized protein si:ch211-210c8.6 yields MGSILVKCAMIDLTIQWVLWAAASILQTEKFYDLAGSGTFILLTHLSYRWNGTRYRRQKIQNTLVTVWGLRLGLFLFFRVLKEGRDRRFNEVRTSPKQFFVYWTLQGVWIFVTLFPTLILNTRGKDQPLCVRDYTGWIIWVLGFVTEAIADQQKWNFKNHPDNVGKFIQTGLWSYSRHPNYLGEILQWTGLFISASSVMKGVEYVSVLSPIFLWYLLTHVSGIPILEKQAMSRWGNDPTYLQYVRNTPALWPFKF; encoded by the exons ATGGGTTCAATCCTGGTGAAATGTGCGATGATCGATTTGACCATTCAGTGGGTCCTCTGGGCTGCAGCGAGCATTCTGCAAACCGAAAAGTTTTATGACTTGGCTG GATCAGGGACATTCATCCTCTTGACTCACCTGAGTTATAGGTGGAACGGCACCAGATACCGTCGACAGAAAATACAGAATACTTTGGTAAccgtgtggggcttgag GCTAGGCTTGTTTCTGTTCTTCAGAGTGTTGAAGGAAGGCCGTGATAGACGATTCAATGAAGTTCGCACCAGCCCAAAGCAGTTCTTTGTTTACTGGACACTTCAAG GTGTTTGGATCTTTGTAACGCTTTTTCCCACACTAATTCTAAACACTCGAGGAAAGGACCAGCCCTTGTGTGTCCGGGATTATACCGGATGGATAATCTGGGTTTTGGGCTTTGTTACAGAAGCAATTGCAGACCAGCAGAAGTGGAATTTCAAAAATCATCCTGATAATGTT GGCAAATTCATTCAGACTGGACTCTGGTCGTACAGTCGCCACCCAAACTACCTAGGAGAAATACTTCAATGGACTGGCCTGTTCATCTCTGCTTCTTCGGTGATGAAAGGAGTGGAATATGTCAGTGTGTTGTCTCCAATATTTCTGTGGTACTTGCTTACCCATGTCAGTGGAATTCCGATACTAGAAAAGCAAGCAATGTCAAGGTGGGGAAACGATCCCACTTACCTTCAGTATGTCAGGAATACGCCAGCTCTGTGGCCATTTAAATTTTAA